A stretch of Aedes aegypti strain LVP_AGWG chromosome 2, AaegL5.0 Primary Assembly, whole genome shotgun sequence DNA encodes these proteins:
- the LOC110676130 gene encoding uncharacterized transmembrane protein DDB_G0289901-like isoform X3: MFFNRPLKSLSASAAGAGAQTVQQNGQSGSGAAANAQSVTVVGGQSGFGGSAAGANANSLTTTHGGGHNGFYGGASGAAANSQSFNGGFPGASVSSSGANSNAVNSVNGNGGGSASAANVQSASFNSRYPGFSFTGSSSSANSASHGFGSSIGSGAGAGAGNSNGSLGGSAAAANAQTATVNSGGGFGASASNANANSINQQIGGFGSSSSNANANSFTHGFGSNGFSASAANAQSNAFQSSGPLGSFGASNSASQTQGFTVGAGGISGSAALSGSQTYRVPYHKDITLAYSTGFSTAARENGDHTFVNGNSFTIN; the protein is encoded by the exons CTTATCGGCATCGGCAGCCGGCGCTGGAGCCCAGACAGTTCAACAGAATGGCCAATCGGGAAGCGGCGCGGCGGCAAATGCCCAATCTGTCACAGTGGTTGGCGGCCAGTCCGG TTTCGGAGGGTCCGCGGCGGGAGCAAATGCAAATTCATTGACGACGACACATGGCGGCGGTCATAATGGATTTTATGGAGGCGCGTCAGGAGCTGCTGCCAATTCGCAAAGTTTCAATGGAGGATTCCCAGG ggCCAGTGTTTCGTCTTCCGGTGCTAACTCTAATGCTGTGAATAGTGTCAACGGCAATGGGGGAGGCTCAGCTTCGGCAGCCAATGTTCAATCAGCTAGTTTCAATTCTAGATACCCGGG CTTTAGTTTCACCGGATCAAGCTCCAGTGCCAACTCGGCGAGCCACGGGTTTGGATCATCGATTGGGTCTGGCGCAGGTGCGGGAGCTGGAAACAGCAACGGAAGCTTGGGAGGATCTGCAGCTGCTGCCAATGCTCAGACGGCCACCGTAAATTCTGGTGGGGGTTTTGGAGCCTCGGCCTCCAATGCCAATGCCAATTCCATTAACCAACAAATCGG TGGATTCGGTTCGTCAAGCTCCAATGCAAATGCGAATAGTTTTACCCATGGATTCGGATCGAATGGTTTCAGCGCCAGTGCAGCCAACGCTCAATCTAATGCGTTTCAAAGTAGTGGACCACTGGGTTCCTTCGGGGCATCAAATTCCGCTTCACAGACGCAAGGCTTTACGGTAGGAGCTGGGGGTATATCTGGATCAGCGGCTCTTTCCGGAAGTCAGACGTACAGGGTCCCCTACCACAAAGACATAACGCTTGCCTATTCAACTGGATTTTCTACAGCAGCTAGAGAAAATGGGGATCATACATTTGTAAACGGAAATTCATTCACGATCAATTGA